The Phaeodactylum tricornutum CCAP 1055/1 chromosome 2, whole genome shotgun sequence DNA window GATCGTGTTCAAGCTTCAACAAGGATGGGCTTCCATAGACCCGGAATCAAGATACCTCTCAACCCTTAGAATTTTAGTACCCCTCGGTCTGACTTCTCGTTCTAAATAAGTAGGCTTAACGTACGCTGAGGACCTCATTCATTTAAATATTATTTGATTCTAGAAAATATAGTAGATTATCGGAAGCATGCACCTTTTCGAGTCTTTCCCCATCCCGTTCACAATCGGTAGCAATCAAGTGCTCATGAAAAGCTACACAAGTCAATTGCGCTCCTGTCAGTAGAAGTTTCAATTCGTTTCATTGTGTTCCCATCTAAATATCATTGTAGCCCATTGTACTTGATTGAGACCTTGATTGATcaggatttacagttagtcccTTCACCTTTGGCAATTCGAATTTGTTTGATAGTAGGGGGGAAATTCCGAGAAGTGCGATCCAGCCGGTGGCTTTTGTCACCTCTGTGCTCGATACGGACTTTAAAACCCAACCAGATTAGACATTTTTTGCATGGAATGCACTGCCATGCTTTTTTATATTACAGGTGCCCCGAAAGATAGCCTTTTGGAGAGGATGGTTGTCACTTGCGTTGAGAGTCTTGAAGTGTTCATAGAGTGTGCGTCGTGCAGCGCTTTTGAAAAATAGCTGATGCAAACGTACTCCGTCCAATCAAGCGCGGCTGGTATGTTTGATCATCTTATCTTCTCTATTGGAACAGCCCTAGAACAATTACAACCCCGGCCTCCTAAAGAGAAAAATTATGTCGTCGCGAACTTCTAGACTGTTCTGTATTTTTGTGAACGGGAATGTTACAGCAACGCAATGCTTCGAACCAGTTAGAATCTAATATGTTATTCCAGAAACGGCCTAACCCAGCAAGTAAATTAAACACCTGGGAGGATGTTGACTCCCAACTGTTCGTGGACCATAAGGGCAAGAATTCCCATCTGAGCGGCACGTCCCTGGTTAAGCTCAATGGCACGCTTGCGAAGCTTGGTCTCTTGGTCGAAGGAGTCCCATCCAAAGTCAATATATCCGTTACGGAAGTCACCGACGAATTCTCCTCCAGTGATGTCTTTCATGACAGAGGTCTCCAAGAAACCAATGAAGGCGATGATCTGGATAAGCCCAGCCTGCGGGATTGCGCTCAAGGCAGCAAATCCATTGGGGATATCGGCGAATTTCGTTCCATCGAGGGCGATGTCTCCGCCGAGGCGCCATCCGGCTTCCTGTGCCAAGTATCCAGCAACGGCAAGCATCGAGATGCGTCCGTGCTTGATTTCAACGTAACGGAGACGGTCGAACTTTTCCTGGTCACCGTCAGCAACAAGGCCGAGAGGATCGTAGAATCCAAGCGGTGCTTGAGCACCAAGTTCGCTCTCGAACGCCATGTTCGTGGCGACCGAAGTGCGGGCAGCCTGCTGAGCCGGAGCAAAGGCAGCAGCGGACGCGAAGAGGGAGGCAAACACGGTAAACTTCATCTTGACTTCTGGCAACCGCGAAATATGCGCTGTGTATAGTAAGGAAGCCGCAGCTGGGGCGAGCGTCGTAGCGGGAGGCCCCCAAAAGGATACGTGTTCAACCAGGATTTGCTGTTCACGGAGTTGATGTCAGGATGTCGCTCTTGTGTCTTATCCTGCTGTATTTAATAGATTGAATTTCGAACCTCTACGGGCCAAAGATTACTGtcagttgactgtgacagtgaagacgaCGCTGAAGGTATGTTTCGAGAAAACTCGCCCCCTGCCTAGCTTGCACGACGCTGAAGCTATGTGTCTTGAGAAAACTCACCCTGTGCCTTGCTCAGTTTCTGCTAGTCCACGCCAACGATACGGCACGCCGTGCCCTATTCGGACAttctttctctttccaaAAGTTCTTTGCTTGCCAGCGTTGAATGTTGAACTTGTGTACACCGTGAATGGGCGAGATTGGCATTCACGCTGTAGACGAGCTAGTGTTAttcctgactgtgaaaccaaAGCGGAGTGACTGCAACTAATGAAAATTAAATTTTTAAGGAAGGATAGAGACTCCCAACTGTTCGTGCACCATGAGAGCAAGGATGCCCATTTGTGCCGCACGTCCCTGGTTGAGTTCGATAGCACGCTTCTGAAGCTTCTTGTCCTCACTGAAAGTGTCCCAGCCAAAGTCGAGGTAGTTGTTGCGGAAGTCGCCAACAAACTCTCCTCCAGTAATGTCCTTCATGACGGCGATTTCGAGAAAGCCAATGAAAGCAATAATTTGGGCAATGCCGGCTCCAGGCACAGCACTCAAGGCAGCGAATCCATTGGGAATCGATTCGAAGCTGGTGCCTGAGTAGTCAATGTCTCCCGGAAGACGAATGCCGGCTTCTTGGGTGAGGTATCCGGCAACGGCAAGCATACAAATACGCCCGTGCTTGATCTCAACGTAACGGAGACGGTCGAACTTCTCCTGGTCACCGTCGGCGACCAGACCGAGGGGATCCCAATATCCGAGGGGTTGCTGAGCACCGATTTCGTTCTCGAAAGCCATGTTGGTGGCTACCGAAGTACGAGCCGACTGCTGAGCCGGAGCAAAGGCGGCAGCAGAGGCGAGGAGGAAGGCAAAAACGGCAAATTTCATCTTGAATGATATCTCGAAACGGCAGACAAATTTGTGCAGAACTGAAATTCGTAGGGATTCCCGACGAAGCAACACGAGCACTCTTGCTAGGCCAGCTGATCTTGCAGTCAAAACATCCAGCAAATTGAAGCAAATCTTTGGTGCAAAAATCGTGTGGGGGTTCGGACCAAGGGCCTATAACAGGACTCGAAGAAGATCGTGAGTCAATTCATTTCCTAGATCCGAGTACAGTCGTAGATTCTACGTCACGAAGACGTCAttcttctcttttgtttcttttgaCGGTGAGCTTCGAACGTCCAAAACCGACTATGAGCCAATCTAGCAGAAGATATTTGCTACCAGAGCAATCCACTGTTTTGATCTGAATCTGATCCTCCTTTTCCATGGTCGCTCGAAAGTTTTTTTCGAAGTTCATTTGTGCGGTGATAGTCCTCCATTGCGTCCTGCAGCTTGTGTCTTCGCTTCAAGGGCCGACCGTTCATCGATCATCACGTTGGTTGTCGCCAGTGCCTTCGGCACAGGCGCCGCCGATAACGAAAGTCCAGAAGTGGTCTCTGTACGCTTCGTCCTCATATGTATCTCAAGTCCGTGATCGACTTGGTCTGGAAGATCGTTTCGGCCGGTGGAGATATCTGCAACGTCTGTTGGAGGACGAGACTGCACCTCGGGACGCAAACGATATTTTGTACGCTGTATTGGATGGCTACATAAACTTTCCACGACCTAAATTCGGCAGCTCTGACGAGACTGGCTCACCGGAACGAACCGAGCAACGATTGCAACGAATTCAAGCAGTCCTGGAGAAAGCGGTGGGTGAATCGGTGCCCTTCATGACAGACAACGAATCAGTTTACGATCCGGAGATAATGCG harbors:
- the Lhcf2 gene encoding protein fucoxanthin chlorophyll a/c protein (2nd of 4 closely-related genes in tandem), with amino-acid sequence MKFTVFASLFASAAAFAPAQQAARTSVATNMAFESELGAQAPLGFYDPLGLVADGDQEKFDRLRYVEIKHGRISMLAVAGYLAQEAGWRLGGDIALDGTKFADIPNGFAALSAIPQAGLIQIIAFIGFLETSVMKDITGGEFVGDFRNGYIDFGWDSFDQETKLRKRAIELNQGRAAQMGILALMVHEQLGVNILPGV
- the Lhcf1 gene encoding protein fucoxanthin chlorophyll a/c protein (First of 4 very closely-related genes in tandem) encodes the protein MKFAVFAFLLASAAAFAPAQQSARTSVATNMAFENEIGAQQPLGYWDPLGLVADGDQEKFDRLRYVEIKHGRICMLAVAGYLTQEAGIRLPGDIDYSGTSFESIPNGFAALSAVPGAGIAQIIAFIGFLEIAVMKDITGGEFVGDFRNNYLDFGWDTFSEDKKLQKRAIELNQGRAAQMGILALMVHEQLGVSILP
- a CDS encoding predicted protein encodes the protein MVARKFFSKFICAVIVLHCVLQLVSSLQGPTVHRSSRWLSPVPSAQAPPITKVQKWSLYASSSYVSQVRDRLGLEDRFGRWRYLQRLLEDETAPRDANDILYAVLDGYINFPRPKFGSSDETGSPERTEQRLQRIQAVLEKAVGESVPFMTDNESVYDPEIMRLLEMVLPDPQDDEEDFKAAWDMMIELNGRESVKINERDGRPEWKARCMIARIIIYYDFITYGIVDAPISEK